In the Leptospira fainei serovar Hurstbridge str. BUT 6 genome, TTTTTGCCCGCAACCGGTACAACGAGCTGGGCCTATCGGCTTCCAACGGGAACGAATACTTGGAAAATGGGAAGCTCGCATACGATTAGTGTACGAAGCAAAAATTCGACAGGACTTATTTCTGCCGTCGTATCGACAAGCGTGCGCCAAGGAAAGAATAGGGATATCAACGGGGACGGTTATCCCGATTTAGCGGTAGGAGCTCCTTCCGCATCTTCTAGCGCGGGACAGATCTTTTTATTTTATAGCTCAGGATCGGGCGGCATTCAAGCTTCCAATTTAGCCGCTGCAAACGCTTCGATTCTAGGAACTGCAAGCAGCACATTCGGAAATTTCCTGGATCTCGGAGATGTAAATGGGGATGGATACGCGGATCTCGCCGCAGCAGCGACTACCTATTCGGCAAATACAGGTCAGGTCTATGTCTTTCATAGCTCAGGAAGCAGCGGAATCAGCGCTTCGACGGTAGGCAATGCAAACACAACGATTACGGGGATAGCCTCAAGCCAGTTAGGATATGTGTTAGGGCTCGGAGATATTAACGGCGATGGTTATACGGACCTTGCTACGGGGGCGTATATGTATGGGAGTCACGCAGGTCAGGCGTATGTATTTCATAGTACCGGGAGCGCAGGGATTACCGCATCATCTTACAGCGGCGCAAATACGACCATAACGGGACCAGGGAGCAGCAATTTTGCTGCGTCTCTGGCTGTTGGAGATGTGAACGGAGATGGATACTCTGACCTAGCCATCGGAGGAAATTATTACAACACTTCCACCGGAAATATATGGATCTTTCATAGCTCTGGAAGCGGAGGAATCACCGCGTCATCATACAGCAGCGCAAACACAAATATACCGGGAGAAACGGTATATAACGATTTTGGACTTCCTCTCGCTTTCGGGGACGTAAACGGAGACGGGTATGCGGACCTTGCTAGCGGTGCGAATCGTTACAATAATACGTTTACCGGGAAGATTTACGTATTCCAAAGTACCGGAAGCGGCGGGATTACAGCTTCCGCAGCCGGAAGTGCCAGTACGATGATTACAGGACAAACAAGCGGCGATACTTTTGGAGGTTCCATTTCGTTCGGTGATATTAACGGAGATGGTTACGCGGATTTAGCGGTTGGGGCAACGGGTTATACAAGTTCTACCGGACGAGCATATATATTTCCTAGTACCG is a window encoding:
- a CDS encoding beta strand repeat-containing protein, whose product is MKLFYFFKNIRFFWTPFFFLSLGFSNCAIRTYNPGIPFSQAWLDTEFLSCALHNGCLNSITISNLSNTGNSVIETGFLVGTAFDNNSLSSVEVSLDGGAFLPATGTTSWAYRLPTGTNTWKMGSSHTISVRSKNSTGLISAVVSTSVRQGKNRDINGDGYPDLAVGAPSASSSAGQIFLFYSSGSGGIQASNLAAANASILGTASSTFGNFLDLGDVNGDGYADLAAAATTYSANTGQVYVFHSSGSSGISASTVGNANTTITGIASSQLGYVLGLGDINGDGYTDLATGAYMYGSHAGQAYVFHSTGSAGITASSYSGANTTITGPGSSNFAASLAVGDVNGDGYSDLAIGGNYYNTSTGNIWIFHSSGSGGITASSYSSANTNIPGETVYNDFGLPLAFGDVNGDGYADLASGANRYNNTFTGKIYVFQSTGSGGITASAAGSASTMITGQTSGDTFGGSISFGDINGDGYADLAVGATGYTSSTGRAYIFPSTGSAGLTTIASITIDGEATGNAFSSYLAFSDFNGDGYSDLAAGANSYSGNVGRAYVFLSSGKSGTTASLASAANTIISGAAGSTFGSSVASEDSIWDNYLKMVTRTGIFKTEDTSIFQISSRTNGFSIRDFSYLRELSQPNPF